One window of the Colletotrichum destructivum chromosome 6, complete sequence genome contains the following:
- a CDS encoding Putative casein kinase II, regulatory subunit, casein kinase II subunit beta: protein MMDDFVSESDSDYTSYWRDWFISSRGNEYFCEIDEDYLTDRFNLTGLNTEVQYYQYALDLITDVFDLDCDDEMRETIEKSARHLYGLVHARFIVTTRGLAKMLEKYKKADFGKCPRVMCHSHPLLPMGLADIPNMKPVKLYCARCEDIYNPKSSRHAAIDGAYFGTSFHNIIFQAYPALIPTKSAERYVPRVYGFKVHAPAALIRWQHQKKDTMRRRLRKMEVDSGFRDEDVLEEEEEEEDDVEFEGIETARPAGADEGVAMT from the exons ATGATGGACGACTTCGTCAGCGAGTCGGATAGCGACTACACAAGTTACTGGCGAGACTGG TTCATCTCCTCGCGGGGCAACGAGTACTTCTGCGAGATTGACGAAGATTACCTCACAGACCGGTTCAACCTGACTGGGTTGAACACGGAAGTACAGTACTACCAATATGCCCTTGACCTCATCAccgacgtcttcgacctggATTGCGACGATGAGATGAGGGAGACGATTGAGAAGTCCGCGAGGCACTTGTACGGTTTGGTACACGCCCGCTTCATTGTCACGACAAGAGGCCTTGCAAAGATG CTCGAAAAGTACAAAAAGGCCGACTTTGGCAAATGCCCCCGCGTCATGTGCCACTCGCATCCGCTCCTACCTATGGGCCTCGCCGACATCCCAAATATGAAGCCCGTCAAACTCTACTGCGCCCGCTGCGAGGACATCTATAACCCCAAGTCGTCGCGtcacgccgccatcgacggcgctTACTTTGGCACCTCGTTCCACAACATCATCTTCCAGGCCTACCCGGCCCTTATCCCGACCAAGAGCGCCGAGCGCTACGTCCCGCGCGTCTACGGCTTCAAGGTCCACGCTCCGGCCGCCCTCATCCGGTGGCAGCACCAGAAGAAGGATACGATGCGCCGCCGTCTACGCAAGATGGAGGTTGACAGCGGCTTCCGCGATGAGGACGtccttgaggaggaggaggaggaggaggatgacgtTGAATTTGAGGGCATAGAGACTGCCCGCCCGGCCGGTGCCGATGAGGGCGTGGCTATGACGTGA
- a CDS encoding Putative ribosome control protein, whose protein sequence is MYWPIGTPRIFATSSRSGPAFNLVVSQDGLPNPFDNRPTDEPSSYLNAQSQHSQQRDDIELTTPLTPVTPAIQSVDHDDSHGSETARLSPRLNVNIPLKDPVLALRISRPGHLFAVITSTSMTIWQAKPTVILAVVVRSESSLSTYGENVDLLLRPDSAIFVVRTSLGYLITYSLAMDSEAQVYKPYFPSYANIQRRRQNHHGGPGSTAPDQYLWGPGEGQGVRDVSVRFRMVIKVDAGIESALALDDELVVTTRKPAAVQCIRWTPDQSGSQTKTEILSRMGWLDKKITVVEMTYDRPMNLSTWITSDGKVYAVQRLHPRDQSQGNSHAVDPKKLFKGHCFHTPSQPEEAAKRAVINARFSLVAVGCADGCIRVYSARDYAGNIPPSHTHTIPVSTSVSGSITTLSYSPDGYCLFAGFENGWATWSVYGKPGSHSFGAHEAIIDANGEKWIAGVGDAVWLGSGSEILITHRQHEAIWALEMARSAVVGNYNAANLMRTVLQTSTNVMIYRGYDLPDLAGISAEPHLWHTTKIPSAYLLHQWPIRHTVVSPDGRYVAVAGRRGLAHYSVNSGRWKTFANEAMENEFQVRGSMCWYQHILVAAVEANKAHELRLYSRETGLDSSQVLHTQPLPAPVVLVTTTGEDSLLVYTYENLLYHFIFAPTGGSIRLVQLGQIAFHGIVRSPARVRGLSWILPDSQLVDGDPSQDVAVASVLFLVDAKLVLLQPSFNSEGNLKYDMKVIAQNVEFHVSMRDQPHFDAIATQAEESLSTGADVTLRNSLWVFDGHEFKLWPDIQEVLRAASNEAQRDMPKTISVPLDYYPLSTLLSKGIILGVEADLVQRRDISFSFFRFAIRTHLFLPDILRFFLTEGRTVDAVKLSEQYQKLEYFAHALEVLLHKVLDDEVDSGPSPEEAILPRVLSLLSSFKQYLDIVVQCTRKTEVRQWRTLFAYLPPVQELFEESLQRGSLKTAGGYLIILHTLDELGSASEQTVRLLSRAMKEGDWDLCKELARFLAAMDETGDTLREAMEGVNITLRSNEDRSGIMSRLDVPNSRGVNGLGLKYAEQSDEMESEGQSTSDAASFSSDGR, encoded by the exons ATGTACTGGCCCATCGGGACCCCCCGAATCTTCGCAACAAGCAGCAGATCTGGTCCTGCTTTCAACCTTGTCGTCTCCCAAGATGGGCTGCCCAATCCCTTTGATAATCGACCGACTGACGAGCCCTCATCGTACCTCAATGCGCAGTCGCAACACTCCCAACAGCGCGACGACATAGAGCTCACTACTCCTCTAACACCAGTTACACCCGCCATTCAATCTGTCGACCATGACGATTCCCACGGCTCTGAAACAGCTCGGCTGTCGCCTCGACTGAACGTTAATATTCCCTTGAAAGATCCCGTTCTCGCGTTGCGCATATCCCGCCCCGGTCATCTTTTTGCCGTGATAACCTCGACGTCAATGACGATATGGCAGGCCAAG CCTACAGTGATTCTAGCCGTTGTTGTCCGTTCGGAGTCCTCCTTGTCGACTTACGGCGAAAATGTCGACCTTTTACTTCGCCCCGACTCGGCCATCTTCGTGGTTCGAACAAGCCTAGGCTATCTCATTACATACTCTCTGGCGATGGACTCCGAAGCGCAAGTCTACAAGCCATACTTTCCGAGTTACGCAAATATCCAGCGACGTCGCCAAAACCACCATGGCGGGCCTGGGAGCACGGCTCCGGATCAGTATCTTTGGGGTCCTGGTGAAGGCCAAGGGGTCCGTGACGTGAGCGTTCGCTTCAGGATGGTTATCAaagtcgacgccggcatAGAAAGCGCCCTGGCACTGGATGACGAGCTGGTTGTGACTACGCGCAAACCAGCGGCTGTTCAGTGCATCCGTTGGACCCCGGATCAAAGCGGCAGCCAGACGAAGACAGAGATTCTCAGTCGAATGGGGTGGCTGGATAAGAAGATtaccgtcgtcgagatgacCTATGATCGACCCATGAACCTATCGACTTGGATCACAAGTGACGGCAAGGTCTATGCAGTCCAGCGTTTGCATCCGCGCGACCAGTCCCAAGGAAACTCACATGCAGTGGACCCCAAGAAGTTATTTAAAGGTCACTGTTTTCACACACCGAGCCAACCGGAAGAAGCCGCCAAAAGAGCCGTCATTAACGCTAGATTCTCCTTGGTTGCTGTTGGATGCGCAGATGGTTGTATCCGTGTCTATTCTGCTCGAGACTATGCCGGCAACATTCCGCCCTCGCATACACACACCATCCCGGTGTCAACGTCTGTTTCTGGCTCAATCACTACTTTGAGCTATTCCCCTGACGGATACTGTCTATTTGCCGGCTTCGAAAACGGCTGGGCTACCTGGAGCGTCTACGGAAAGCCCGGCAGCCATAGTTTCGGCGCGCATGAAGCGATCATTGACGCCAATGGTGAGAAGTGGATCGCTGGTGTAGGGGATGCTGTCTGGCTCGGGAGCGGCTCAGAAATACTCATCACGCATCGTCAGCACGAGGCGATTTGGGCGCTAGAAATGGCCAGGAGTGCAGTGGTCGGCAACTACAACGCAGCGAATCTCATGCGCACGGTATTGCAGACTAGCACAAACGTCATGATATACCGTGGATATGACCTGCCAGACCTGGCGGGTATCTCGGCAGAGCCACATTTATGGCATACGACAAAGATACCCTCGGCTTATCTTCTTCATCAATGGCCGATTCGGCACACTGTCGTTTCACCGGACGGACGGTATGTTGCGGTGGCTGGACGCCGAGGTCTGGCTCACTACAGTGTCAACAGTGGCCGGTGGAAGACATTCGCCAACGAGGCCATGGAAAATGAGTTTCAGGTCAGAGGCAGCATGTGTTGGTACCAGCATATTCTGGTGGCTGCGGTGGAGGCCAACAAGGCGCATGAACTTCGCCTCTACTCTAGAGAGACGGGCCTCGACAGCTCTCAAGTGCTACACACTCAGCCGTTACCGGCAccggtggtgttggtgaccACAACAGGGGAGGATTCCTTGCTTGTTTACACATACGAGAATCTTCTTTACCACTTCATCTTCGCGCCTACGGGCGGTTCGATTAGGCTGGTTCAGCTGGGACAGATTGCGTTCCACGGAATAGTTCGATCGCCCGCTAGAGTCCGTGGACTGAGCTGGATTTTGCCAGATAGTCaactcgtcgacggcgatccGTCGCAAGATGTCGCTGTTGCGTCGGTCTTGTTTCTGGTTGATGCCAAACTGGTGTTGCTTCAACCCTCGTTTAACAGCGAGGGAAACCTGAAATACGACATGAAAGTTATTGCTCAAAACGTGGAATTTCATGTAAGCATGAGAGACCAGCCGCATTTTGATGCCATAGCTACGCAAGCAGAAGAGTCTCTGTCGACTGGGGCAGATGTGACGCTCCGGAACTCACTCTGGGTGTTTGATGGCCATGAATTTAAGCTCTGGCCAGACATACAAGAGGTGCTACGAGCAGCATCCAATGAGGCCCAGCGCGACATGCCGAAGACAATATCAGTCCCTTTGGACTATTATCCACTTTCAACCCTTCTGAGCAAGGGTATAATTCTTGGAGTCGAAGCGGATCTTGTTCAGAGGCGGGACATTAGTTTCTCATTTTTCCGCTTCGCTATCAGA ACACATCTGTTTCTACCCGATATCTTGCGCTTCTTTCTGACTGAGGGCAGGACCGTAGACGCGGTCAAGCTGTCGGAACAGTATCAGAAGTTAGAGTACTTCGCGCATGCCCTAGAGGTCTTGCTTCACAAGGTTCTGGACGACGAAGTGGATTCTGGACCGAGCCCGGAGGAGGCGATCCTGCCACGAGTTctgtcgctgctgtcgtcTTTCAAGCAGTACCTAGACATTGTGGTACAGTGTACAAGGAAGACCGAGGTGAGGCAGTGGCGGACGCTGTTTGCATACCTCCCGCCGGTGCAAGAGCTGTTTGAAGAGTCGCTTCAGCGAGGCTCCCTCAAGACCGCTGGTGGCTATCTCATCATCTTACACACACTGGACGAGCTGGGGTCTGCTTCAGAGCAAACAGTGCGATTGTTGTCGAGAGCAATGAAAGAGGGGGATTGGGATTTGTGCAAGGAACTGGCACGTTTCTTAGCGGCCATGGATGAGACGGGCGACACACTGCGCGAGGCTATGGAGGGAGTGAATATTACACTGAGGAGCAATGAGGACCGGTCTGGGATCATGAGTCGGCTTGATGTCCCAAACAGTAGAGGTGTCAACGGTCTGGGCCTGAAGTATGCAGAACAAAGCGACGAAATGGAGTCGGAGGGCCAATCCACCAGCGATGCTGCAAGCTTCAGTTCTGATGGTCGCTAG
- a CDS encoding Putative fumarate lyase family, L-Aspartase, fumarase/histidase, argininosuccinate lyase: MAEKKTDAPATNMLWGGRFTGGIDPLMHKYNASIRYDKALYREDILGSIAFARANSKVDIITNNEFETIERGLLKVMEEWKQGTFAIMPNDEDVHTANERRLGELVGKDTAGKLHTGRSRNEQVVCDMRMWLRDRIRDIDGQLVAFLQVLAKRAEAEIDYLMPGYTHLQRAQPVRWGQWIMSHATSFKQDLERLRQVFERVNLSPLGCGALAGNVFGIDRDAIAAELGFSGITLNSMNTSGDRDFIIEFLNWNSMFTSHISRWAEDLILYSTSEFGFCRLADLYSTGSSLMPNKKNADSLELLRGKSGRAFGQMAGLMMSVKGLPTCYNKDLQEGWEPMLDSVQTALDSLGIANGVFATMTVRPERMLAALDKTMLATDVAEWLVRNGCPFREAHHISGRIVALSESTETPMDKLSLEQLQAIDCRFTADIVKAFEYESSVEAKSTKGGTSRSAVLQQIQELYAILD, from the exons ATGGCTGAAAAGAAGACGGACGCCCCGGCAACCAACATGCTCTGGGGTGGCAGGTTTACAG GTGGGATTGATCCGCTCATGCACAAGTACAATGCCTCTATCCGATACGATAAGGCTCTCTATAGAGAGGACATTCTTGGATCGATCGCTTTCGCTAGGGCTAACTCGAAGGTTGATATTATTACCAACAACGAATTTGAGACGATTGAGCGTGGCCTGCTCAAAGTGATGGAAGAATGGAAGCAGGGAACTTTTGCTATTATGCCAAACGACGAAGAT GTTCATACTGCAAATGAGCGTCGATTGGGAGAGCTTGTCGGAAAGGACACCGCTGGCAAGCTTCATACAGGTCGTAGCCGTAATGAGCAGGTCGTCTGTGATATGCGTATGTGGCTACGTGACCGCATCCGTGACATCGACGGCCAACTCGTTGCCTTTCTTCAAGTCCTCGCCAAACGCGCTGAGGCTGAAAT CGACTACCTCATGCCCGGCTACACCCACTTGCAACGAGCGCAGCCAGTTCGCTGGGGTCAGTGGATAATGTCACATGCTACTTCGTTCAAACAGGATCTCGAGCGATTGCGCCAGGTCTTTGAAAGGGTCAACCTTAGCCCACTTGGTTGTGGCGCATTAGCTGGCAATGTGTTTGGCATTGATCGAGACGCAATAGCTGCAGAGCTTGGTTTTAGCGGAATCACTCTGAACTCCATGAACACTTCAGGCGACCGCGACTTCATTATTGAGTTCCTAAACTGGAACTCAATGTTCACCAGCCATATCAGCAGGTGGGCTGAAGACCTCATATTATACTCTACTTCTGAGTTTGGGTTTTGTCGTTTGGCAGATCTTTATAGTACCGGCAGCAG TTTAATGCCGAACAAGAAGAACGCTGACAGTTTGGAACTCTTGCGCGGCAAGTCAGGCCGTGCTTTCGGTCAAATGGCTGGACTGATGATG AGCGTGAAAGGCTTACCAACTTGCTACAACAAGGACCTTCAGGAGGGATGGGAACCCATGCTGGATTCAGTCCAAACTGCTTTGGACAGTCTAGGCATTGCCAACGGGGTTTTCGCTACCATGACCGTGCGACCTGAGCGGATGTTAGCTGCCCTTGACAAGACAATGCTTGCTACTGATGTTGCAGAGTGGCTAGTGCGAAATGGATGTCCTTTCAGGGAAGCTCATCATATTTCTGGACGCATTGTTGCATTATCGGAATCCACGGAAACCCCGATGGATAAGCTATCCCTGGAGCAACTGCAAGCTATTGATTGTCGATTTACAGCCGATATTGTCAAGGCTTTCGAATACGAGTCGAGTGTTGAGGCAAAATCGACCAAGGGCGGTACAAGTCGATCAGCTGTGCTGCAGCAGATTCAAGAACTCTATGCTATCTTAGATTAG